A stretch of the Balneola vulgaris DSM 17893 genome encodes the following:
- the argH gene encoding argininosuccinate lyase — MAKKLWDKGYTTDQIIEQFTIGKDRELDIELAKYDVIGTIAHITMLESIGLIKPTELEQLTKELNRIQDEITTTNTFEIEDEVEDIHSQIELLLTRKLGDLGKKIHAGRSRNDQVLVDIRLYLKDQIKEIQSLSKALFEVLIHSADEYKKVLVPGYTHTQAAMPSSFGLWFSAYAESLVDDMEVLKGTYKVVNRNPLGSAAGYGSSFPLNRQMTTELLGFESMVYNSVYAQMGRGKTEQVVAFAIANIASTLNKLAADVCLYNSQNFNFIHLPNELTTGSSIMPHKKNPDVFELLRAKTNVLKTLPNQIMMSISNLTSGYHRDYQLLKELLFPAITEIKDCLSITCYAVSKIEPAKDVLKDPKYKLIFSVEAVNDLVINGTPFREAYLQVAKMIDKGELKSQTSKLNHTHEGSIGNLMLKDIQRRMENVLNLEH; from the coding sequence ATGGCAAAGAAATTATGGGACAAAGGGTATACAACTGATCAAATTATTGAGCAATTTACCATTGGGAAAGATCGAGAGCTAGATATTGAATTGGCAAAGTATGATGTTATCGGTACCATCGCTCACATTACAATGTTGGAGTCGATAGGGCTTATTAAGCCAACTGAGTTAGAACAGCTGACCAAAGAATTAAATAGAATTCAGGATGAAATTACTACTACTAATACATTTGAAATTGAAGATGAAGTAGAAGACATTCATTCACAAATTGAGTTGTTACTTACACGAAAACTCGGAGATTTAGGTAAAAAAATACATGCAGGTAGATCTCGTAATGATCAAGTATTGGTTGATATTCGTCTATACTTGAAAGATCAAATAAAAGAAATCCAATCATTGTCGAAGGCATTATTTGAGGTACTTATACATAGTGCAGATGAGTATAAAAAAGTATTAGTACCCGGTTATACTCATACTCAAGCCGCCATGCCAAGTAGTTTTGGGCTATGGTTCTCGGCGTATGCAGAAAGCTTAGTTGATGATATGGAAGTGTTGAAGGGCACGTATAAAGTTGTGAACAGAAATCCTTTAGGTTCTGCCGCTGGTTATGGCTCAAGTTTCCCCTTAAACCGACAAATGACCACAGAATTATTGGGCTTTGAAAGTATGGTATATAACTCAGTGTATGCACAGATGGGACGTGGTAAAACCGAGCAAGTGGTAGCCTTTGCTATTGCAAATATAGCCTCTACTTTAAATAAGCTAGCGGCCGATGTTTGTTTATATAATAGCCAGAACTTCAATTTTATACATTTACCTAATGAGTTAACTACGGGATCTAGTATTATGCCTCATAAAAAGAATCCTGATGTTTTCGAATTATTACGTGCTAAAACAAATGTTTTAAAAACACTACCGAATCAGATAATGATGAGCATAAGTAATTTAACTTCAGGCTATCATAGAGATTATCAGCTACTAAAAGAACTATTATTTCCCGCTATCACAGAGATAAAAGATTGTTTAAGTATAACTTGTTATGCGGTCTCAAAAATCGAACCTGCTAAAGACGTTTTAAAAGATCCTAAATACAAACTTATTTTTTCTGTAGAAGCTGTTAATGATTTAGTTATTAATGGTACACCATTCAGAGAAGCCTATCTTCAAGTAGCGAAGATGATAGATAAGGGTGAATTAAAATCTCAAACAAGTAAATTGAATCATACTCATGAAGGGAGTATAGGAAACTTAATGTTAAAAGATATTCAGCGTAGAATGGAGAACGTCTTAAATTTAGAACATTGA
- a CDS encoding antibiotic biosynthesis monooxygenase family protein, whose translation MKPISVINSIEVPEGFEEEAIKVRDIYIAYFKTKKGFVSSTFYKSINANNTFDFVNIVVWDSYESFQEVVNSGFDDVDGLNEDNMKVLGKGFPHPIKVSPGQFEVIRSD comes from the coding sequence ATGAAACCAATTAGTGTAATAAATTCAATTGAAGTACCTGAGGGCTTTGAAGAGGAAGCCATCAAAGTAAGAGATATCTATATCGCGTATTTCAAGACTAAAAAAGGATTTGTGAGTTCAACCTTCTATAAATCTATCAATGCTAATAACACCTTCGATTTTGTAAATATCGTGGTTTGGGATTCGTACGAATCATTCCAAGAGGTAGTGAATAGTGGGTTTGATGATGTAGATGGATTGAACGAAGATAATATGAAAGTACTTGGGAAAGGCTTCCCCCACCCTATTAAGGTATCCCCCGGTCAGTTTGAAGTTATTCGTAGTGATTAG
- a CDS encoding winged helix-turn-helix transcriptional regulator codes for MRKSCSTNTINKKQIEENCGIAYTNSILSGRWKLNILAFLLSEKTLRYSELKNLLVGISERMLITQLKELQVDGLVNRISYPEVPPRVEYELTDKGKSLEHILIEMAKWGSTHK; via the coding sequence ATGAGAAAGAGTTGTTCTACCAATACAATTAATAAAAAACAGATAGAAGAAAATTGTGGTATAGCCTATACCAATTCCATTTTAAGCGGGAGGTGGAAGCTAAACATATTAGCATTTCTATTAAGCGAAAAGACACTTCGATACAGTGAATTAAAAAACCTCTTAGTTGGTATATCAGAACGTATGCTTATCACCCAATTGAAAGAACTCCAAGTAGATGGTTTAGTTAATCGCATTTCTTATCCTGAAGTACCACCTAGAGTTGAATATGAGTTAACCGATAAAGGTAAGTCCTTAGAACACATTTTAATCGAAATGGCAAAATGGGGTTCAACACATAAGTAA
- a CDS encoding DoxX family protein, with product MKTLFQIINWGAYSYLVYAFGYASLFKVFQKQSMMENMNNFGFGKLWTLFIGYGELLGVVGLLVGFWYHEVKNISVLWLFPFAVGALMVHFAHHDFKYFYTAFYCCIACVLLLLTDKHFKILV from the coding sequence ATGAAAACATTATTTCAAATTATCAATTGGGGCGCATATAGTTATCTAGTTTATGCTTTTGGTTATGCAAGTCTATTTAAAGTATTTCAAAAGCAAAGTATGATGGAGAATATGAATAATTTTGGCTTCGGTAAATTATGGACTTTATTTATTGGGTATGGTGAATTATTAGGAGTAGTTGGCTTGCTAGTTGGCTTCTGGTATCATGAAGTTAAAAACATATCTGTTCTTTGGCTTTTTCCATTTGCTGTTGGAGCACTAATGGTTCATTTCGCACATCACGACTTTAAATACTTTTATACAGCCTTTTATTGTTGTATCGCTTGCGTGCTATTACTACTAACAGACAAACATTTTAAGATCCTCGTGTAA
- a CDS encoding TIR domain-containing protein, producing MNLQEKLNRLEHLRDLVEKYVPIMYQSTDEGKKLHTEITEVYGEVADIFDQIVGKEEIVVPIRMGKAVYPNYFEAGFLSGRSIHSHQGKTQLSKVIGAVKTLVEKGAVSDSESSHGNRVFLVHGHDESAIQTCARFLEKLELPVTILREQPNKGMTILEKFIDHSDVGFAVVLLTGDDRGGTIDTGFEDQEPRARQNVILELGFFLGTLGRDRVCVLYEEGVEIPSDYNGVLFIPIDTRQAWKLDLAKEMKAAGLPVDLNNAV from the coding sequence ATGAATCTACAAGAAAAACTTAACCGACTTGAACATCTACGTGATTTAGTGGAAAAGTACGTCCCCATCATGTACCAGTCTACTGATGAAGGAAAAAAACTTCACACAGAAATAACAGAAGTCTACGGTGAAGTTGCAGACATTTTTGATCAAATTGTTGGAAAAGAAGAAATTGTCGTTCCAATTAGAATGGGAAAAGCTGTTTATCCAAACTATTTTGAAGCAGGTTTTCTTTCAGGAAGATCAATACACTCTCACCAAGGCAAAACACAATTAAGCAAAGTGATTGGAGCTGTTAAGACTTTAGTAGAAAAAGGTGCTGTCTCTGATTCAGAAAGTTCTCATGGAAATAGAGTTTTTTTAGTTCATGGGCATGATGAATCCGCAATTCAAACCTGCGCACGCTTTCTAGAAAAATTAGAATTACCTGTTACCATTCTCAGAGAACAGCCAAATAAAGGAATGACCATTTTAGAAAAATTTATAGATCACTCAGATGTTGGTTTCGCTGTAGTTCTCTTGACAGGAGATGATCGTGGAGGAACTATAGATACTGGTTTTGAAGATCAAGAACCAAGAGCGAGACAAAACGTGATTTTAGAACTTGGCTTTTTTCTTGGAACTTTAGGTAGGGATCGAGTATGCGTTTTATACGAAGAAGGTGTTGAAATACCTTCTGACTATAATGGAGTCTTGTTCATTCCAATTGATACACGCCAAGCATGGAAATTAGATCTAGCAAAAGAAATGAAAGCCGCTGGCCTTCCCGTAGATTTAAACAACGCGGTATAA